A single genomic interval of Streptomyces sp. 1222.5 harbors:
- a CDS encoding DUF4365 domain-containing protein: MAIAQPERGGLLPDRPGTLRGTLATTACMETLQVGYLHAVAAAAGCSLSQPFPDNGIDWHVSHSAPGHTVDDEVTIKVQLKCTYQVPPNPPGRFFSFTLDNDHLRKLARTPVSVHKILVVMLVPRAQDDWLRAGHDRLDLRHCCYWVNLAGRPVTGRHRTTVRIPTARIFDDRALCEIMTRVGTGGRP; encoded by the coding sequence ATGGCCATAGCGCAGCCCGAGCGGGGCGGGCTGCTGCCCGACCGCCCGGGCACCCTCCGCGGCACGCTCGCCACCACCGCCTGCATGGAGACACTGCAGGTCGGCTATCTGCACGCGGTCGCCGCCGCGGCCGGCTGCTCGCTGTCCCAGCCCTTCCCGGACAACGGCATCGACTGGCACGTCAGCCACAGCGCACCCGGACACACCGTCGACGACGAGGTCACCATCAAGGTGCAGCTGAAGTGCACCTACCAGGTCCCGCCCAACCCGCCGGGCCGCTTCTTCTCCTTCACCCTCGACAACGACCACCTGCGCAAGCTGGCCCGCACACCCGTCTCGGTGCACAAGATCCTGGTCGTCATGCTCGTGCCGCGCGCGCAGGACGACTGGCTGCGCGCCGGCCACGACCGGCTCGACCTGCGGCACTGCTGCTACTGGGTCAACCTGGCCGGCCGGCCGGTCACCGGCCGGCACCGGACCACCGTGCGGATACCGACCGCGCGCATCTTCGACGACCGGGCGCTGTGCGAGATCATGACGCGGGTCGGGACGGGAGGCAGGCCATGA
- the thrS gene encoding threonine--tRNA ligase: protein MSDVRVIIQRDSEREERVVTTGTTAADLFAGERSIIAARVAGELRDLSHELADGDEVEGVEISSEDGLNILRHSTAHVMAQAVQELFPEAKLGIGPPVKDGFYYDFDVEKPFHPDDLKAIEKKMQEIQKRGQRFSRRVVTDEAAREELADEPYKLELIGLKGSASHDDGADVEVGAGELTIYDNLDAKTGELCWKDLCRGPHLPTTRLIPAFKLMRNAAAYWRGSEKNPMLQRIYGTAWPSKDELKAHLDFLAEAEKRDHRKLGSELDLFSIPEQIGSGLAVFHPKGGIVRRVMEDYSRRRHEEEGYEFVYTPHATKGKLFETSGHLDWYADGMYPPMQLDEGVDYYLKPMNCPMHNLIFDARGRSYRELPLRLFEFGTVYRYEKSGVVHGLTRARGFTQDDAHIYCTREQMSEELDKTLTFVLGLLRDYGLTDFYLELSTKDPEKFVGSDEVWEEATETLRQVAEKQGLPLVPDPGGAAFYGPKISVQTKDAIGRTWQMSTIQLDFNLPERFDLEYTGPDGAKQRPVMIHRALFGSIERFFAVLLEHYAGAFPAWLAPVQALGIPIGDAHVEYLEKFAAAAKKQGLRVEVDSSSDRMQKKIRNAQKQKVPFMVIAGDEDMSNDSVSFRYRDGSQENGIPFDEAIAKIAKIVEERSQV from the coding sequence GTGTCAGACGTCCGTGTGATCATCCAACGCGATTCCGAGCGGGAAGAACGCGTGGTGACGACGGGCACTACGGCCGCCGACCTCTTCGCGGGCGAGCGCTCGATCATCGCCGCGCGCGTGGCCGGCGAGCTGCGGGACCTCAGCCACGAGCTGGCCGACGGTGACGAGGTCGAGGGCGTCGAGATCTCCTCCGAGGACGGCCTGAACATCCTGCGCCACTCCACCGCGCACGTCATGGCGCAGGCCGTGCAGGAGCTGTTCCCCGAGGCCAAGCTGGGCATCGGCCCGCCCGTCAAGGACGGCTTCTACTACGACTTCGACGTCGAGAAGCCCTTCCACCCCGATGACCTCAAGGCCATCGAGAAGAAGATGCAGGAGATCCAGAAGCGCGGCCAGCGCTTCTCCCGTCGTGTCGTCACCGACGAGGCCGCGCGCGAGGAGCTGGCCGACGAGCCGTACAAGCTGGAGCTGATCGGCCTCAAGGGTTCCGCGTCCCACGACGACGGCGCGGACGTCGAGGTCGGCGCCGGCGAGCTGACGATCTACGACAACCTGGACGCCAAGACCGGCGAGCTGTGCTGGAAGGACCTCTGCCGCGGTCCCCACCTGCCGACGACCCGGCTGATCCCGGCGTTCAAGCTGATGCGCAACGCGGCCGCCTACTGGCGCGGCAGCGAGAAGAACCCGATGCTCCAGCGCATCTACGGCACCGCCTGGCCGTCCAAGGACGAGCTGAAGGCGCACCTGGACTTCCTCGCCGAGGCCGAGAAGCGCGACCACCGCAAGCTCGGCAGCGAGCTGGACCTGTTCTCCATCCCGGAGCAGATCGGCTCCGGCCTCGCCGTCTTCCACCCCAAGGGCGGCATCGTCCGCCGCGTGATGGAGGACTACTCGCGCCGCCGCCACGAGGAAGAGGGCTACGAGTTCGTCTACACCCCGCACGCCACGAAGGGGAAGCTCTTCGAGACGTCCGGGCACCTGGACTGGTACGCCGACGGCATGTACCCGCCCATGCAGCTCGACGAGGGCGTGGACTACTACCTCAAGCCCATGAACTGCCCGATGCACAACCTGATCTTCGACGCGCGCGGCCGCTCCTACCGCGAACTGCCGCTGCGCCTGTTCGAGTTCGGCACCGTGTACCGGTACGAGAAGTCCGGCGTCGTGCACGGCCTGACCCGCGCCCGCGGCTTCACACAGGACGACGCGCACATCTACTGCACCCGTGAGCAGATGTCGGAGGAGCTCGACAAGACGCTCACCTTCGTCCTCGGCCTGCTGCGCGACTACGGCCTGACCGACTTCTACCTGGAGCTGTCCACCAAGGACCCGGAGAAGTTCGTCGGCTCCGACGAGGTCTGGGAGGAGGCCACCGAGACGCTGCGCCAGGTCGCCGAGAAGCAGGGCCTGCCCCTCGTGCCCGACCCGGGCGGCGCCGCCTTCTACGGCCCGAAGATCTCCGTGCAGACCAAGGACGCCATCGGCCGCACCTGGCAGATGTCGACCATCCAGCTCGACTTCAACCTGCCCGAGCGGTTCGACCTGGAGTACACCGGCCCCGACGGTGCCAAGCAGCGCCCGGTCATGATCCACCGCGCGCTGTTCGGCTCCATCGAGCGGTTCTTCGCCGTGCTGCTGGAGCACTACGCGGGCGCCTTCCCGGCGTGGCTGGCCCCCGTGCAGGCGCTCGGCATCCCGATCGGCGACGCGCACGTGGAGTACCTGGAGAAGTTCGCGGCCGCGGCCAAGAAGCAGGGTCTGCGCGTCGAGGTGGACTCCTCCTCGGACCGCATGCAGAAGAAGATCCGCAACGCCCAGAAGCAGAAGGTGCCCTTCATGGTCATCGCGGGTGACGAGGACATGTCGAACGACTCGGTGTCCTTCCGCTACCGCGACGGCTCCCAGGAGAACGGCATCCCCTTCGACGAGGCGATCGCCAAGATCGCGAAGATCGTGGAGGAGCGGTCCCAGGTCTGA
- a CDS encoding potassium channel family protein yields MDVDSRAARWEQRTEIPLFVASLVFMAAYATRVLAVSLAAWRDLCLWVMLVLWVVFAADYVVRWRLGGQRFLRFVSTHFLHTVVVILPLLRPLRIVPLYDVIQRRQGEPRLSLYARVISYASLSTLLLGFAGALAVFQQERGAPGATMTTFGDAVWWAASTLSTVGYGDITPVTELGRTIAMGMMACGIGLLGAVTGSFSSWLMQTFTRESDRKGPPGR; encoded by the coding sequence GTGGACGTCGACAGCCGCGCGGCCCGCTGGGAGCAGCGCACCGAGATTCCGCTCTTCGTGGCGTCGCTGGTCTTCATGGCCGCGTACGCGACCCGGGTCCTGGCGGTGAGCCTGGCGGCCTGGCGGGACCTGTGCCTGTGGGTGATGCTCGTCCTCTGGGTGGTGTTCGCCGCTGACTATGTGGTGCGGTGGCGGCTGGGCGGGCAGCGCTTCCTGCGTTTCGTCAGCACGCACTTCCTGCACACCGTCGTGGTCATCCTGCCGTTGCTGCGCCCGCTGCGGATCGTCCCGCTCTACGACGTCATCCAGCGCCGGCAGGGAGAGCCCCGGCTCTCCCTGTACGCCCGCGTGATCTCCTACGCGAGCCTGTCCACGCTGCTGCTGGGCTTCGCCGGGGCGCTCGCGGTGTTCCAGCAGGAGCGCGGGGCGCCCGGTGCCACCATGACGACCTTCGGGGACGCGGTGTGGTGGGCCGCCTCGACGCTCAGCACGGTCGGCTACGGCGACATCACCCCGGTGACCGAGCTGGGCCGGACGATCGCGATGGGGATGATGGCCTGCGGGATCGGCCTGCTCGGCGCGGTGACAGGTTCGTTCTCGTCCTGGCTGATGCAGACGTTCACGCGGGAGAGCGACAGAAAGGGGCCCCCGGGACGGTGA
- a CDS encoding HIT domain-containing protein, with translation MLPSMTSEPEQQIGVGTQDAFQRLWTPHRMAYIQGENKPTGPGADDGCPFCSIPAKSDEDGLIVRRGEHVYAVLNLYPYNGGHLMTVPYRHVADYTELTGPETAELAELTKQAMQALRAASGAHGFNIGMNQGTVAGAGIAAHLHQHVVPRWGGDTNFMPVVGHTKVLPQLLADTRKMLAEAWPA, from the coding sequence ATGCTGCCTAGCATGACGAGTGAGCCGGAGCAGCAGATCGGAGTGGGGACGCAGGACGCGTTCCAGCGCCTGTGGACGCCCCACCGGATGGCCTACATCCAGGGCGAGAACAAGCCCACCGGTCCGGGAGCCGACGACGGCTGCCCCTTCTGCTCGATACCGGCCAAGTCCGACGAGGACGGGCTGATCGTGCGCCGCGGCGAGCACGTGTACGCGGTCCTCAACCTGTACCCGTACAACGGCGGCCACCTCATGACCGTGCCCTACCGGCACGTGGCCGACTACACCGAGCTGACCGGGCCGGAGACCGCTGAACTCGCCGAGCTGACCAAGCAGGCGATGCAGGCCCTGCGCGCGGCCTCCGGTGCGCACGGCTTCAACATCGGCATGAACCAGGGCACGGTCGCGGGCGCCGGTATCGCCGCCCACCTGCACCAGCACGTCGTCCCGCGCTGGGGCGGCGACACGAACTTCATGCCGGTGGTCGGGCACACCAAGGTCCTGCCGCAGCTCCTGGCGGACACCCGCAAGATGCTGGCGGAGGCCTGGCCGGCCTAG
- a CDS encoding DUF412 family protein: MSFGTEWDGPQVPVSGDEGQAATSALASAAYRDSPVEEIKKADNEWHQSTVKAGRMKLLRPNLGESFSRAVIDRMLAPGRKPLIQSFGSEPQFVVEHCLAANNIRRERDNRLTAVTVLCGLLFLPGLIVWLLVFQLRMFVARSDDKRAGPLATALLLGVGVLAALFFIKMPFGGLWAWYARACVVLPVLGWFWAKRVCESAAQDLRARWDGLLSGTSVGAKVPEAVPRGPGQTAAEELRQSLARLSAEQQSNSVFYAGPKGILGMGTRWGAWQLAEELVPADGTREIHPFRSWDVIRAIHDQLAMLERGPLNTGGFPKPSVKHWIVTPIGEKAVAVSRPEGTDVEAFQIKPHAIQEICNKQQFGSGDRHYLGVQWTLWDGQLVITMLITVTVLHETLRIEVTGHALGPVNPLFTTKPEAPVKEVAKSFKPWENRTIKLPLVTTDEVVRLAARAPLTWYPPLLNWLGGSLGLPEPFGLRHAWADQPWRHRFMADDALRAATPVLRVVHSAAIRVLKENGVDTEKFGARSAFLSGNVQDPTPRKADVYDA; encoded by the coding sequence ATGTCGTTTGGAACGGAGTGGGACGGGCCGCAGGTGCCCGTCTCGGGCGACGAGGGACAGGCGGCGACCTCCGCGCTGGCTTCCGCCGCGTACCGGGACAGCCCGGTCGAGGAGATCAAGAAGGCCGACAACGAATGGCACCAGTCGACCGTCAAGGCCGGCCGGATGAAGCTGTTGCGGCCCAATCTCGGTGAGTCGTTCTCGCGTGCCGTGATCGACCGGATGCTCGCCCCCGGCCGCAAACCGCTCATCCAGTCCTTCGGCTCCGAGCCGCAGTTCGTGGTGGAGCACTGTCTGGCGGCGAACAACATCCGCCGCGAGCGCGACAACCGCCTGACGGCCGTGACGGTGCTGTGCGGTCTGCTCTTCCTGCCCGGCCTGATCGTCTGGCTGCTCGTCTTCCAGCTGCGCATGTTCGTCGCCCGGAGTGACGACAAGCGGGCCGGGCCACTGGCCACGGCCCTGCTCCTCGGTGTCGGCGTGCTCGCCGCGCTGTTCTTCATCAAGATGCCGTTCGGCGGACTCTGGGCGTGGTACGCCCGTGCGTGCGTCGTCCTGCCCGTGCTGGGCTGGTTCTGGGCCAAGCGGGTCTGCGAGAGCGCCGCCCAGGATCTGCGGGCCCGCTGGGACGGCCTGCTGTCGGGCACCAGCGTCGGCGCCAAGGTCCCGGAGGCCGTGCCGCGCGGGCCCGGCCAGACGGCCGCGGAGGAGCTGCGCCAGTCGCTGGCCCGGCTGAGCGCCGAGCAGCAGTCCAACTCGGTCTTCTACGCCGGACCCAAGGGCATACTCGGCATGGGCACCCGGTGGGGCGCCTGGCAGCTCGCCGAGGAACTGGTGCCCGCCGACGGCACCCGGGAGATCCACCCCTTCCGCAGCTGGGACGTCATACGCGCGATCCACGACCAGCTGGCCATGCTGGAGCGCGGCCCGCTGAACACGGGCGGCTTCCCCAAGCCGTCCGTGAAGCACTGGATCGTCACGCCGATCGGCGAGAAGGCAGTCGCGGTGTCCCGGCCCGAGGGCACCGACGTCGAGGCCTTCCAGATCAAACCGCACGCCATACAGGAGATCTGCAACAAGCAGCAGTTCGGCAGCGGTGACCGGCACTATCTGGGCGTGCAGTGGACGCTGTGGGACGGCCAGCTGGTCATCACCATGCTGATCACGGTGACCGTGCTGCACGAGACGCTGCGCATCGAGGTCACCGGGCACGCCCTGGGGCCGGTGAACCCGCTGTTCACCACGAAGCCGGAGGCGCCGGTCAAGGAGGTCGCCAAGTCCTTCAAGCCGTGGGAGAACCGCACGATCAAGCTGCCGCTGGTCACCACCGACGAAGTGGTACGGCTCGCCGCGCGCGCCCCGCTGACCTGGTACCCGCCGCTGCTGAACTGGCTGGGCGGCTCGCTCGGACTGCCCGAGCCGTTCGGTCTGCGGCACGCCTGGGCCGATCAGCCGTGGCGGCACCGCTTCATGGCCGACGACGCGCTGCGCGCGGCCACACCGGTGCTGCGGGTGGTGCACTCGGCGGCGATCAGGGTGCTGAAGGAGAACGGCGTGGACACGGAGAAGTTCGGTGCCCGCTCGGCGTTCCTCAGCGGCAACGTCCAGGACCCGACGCCGAGGAAGGCCGACGTGTACGACGCGTAG
- a CDS encoding elongation factor G-like protein EF-G2 gives MGDKTQTHPGAAGRALAADQPTSVRNVVLVGHSGSGKTTLVEALALTAGAVNRAGRVEDGGTVSDYDDIEHRQQRSVQLSLAPVEWDGIKVNLLDTPGYADFVGELRAGLRAADAALFVVSASDGVDGSTRMLWEECAAVGMPRAIVITHLESARADFEETTRICAEAFGGDDPDAVLPLYLPLRGPEGPDGHAPVTGLIGLLSRKLFDYSAGERKDSEPGEDQLSDIEEARNRLIEGIIAESEDETLMDRYLGGEQVDVKTLIEDLERAVARGSFFPVLAAAPAAEGARQGLGTVELLELITGGFPTPFEHPLPGVTTVDGKQRELKPCDTGGPLVAEVVKTSSDPYVGRISLVRVFSGTLRPDQTVHVSGHGLADRGHEDHDVDEKIGALSMPFGKQQRPVTHAVAGDLVCVAKLGRAETGDTLSAKDDPLLMEPWQMPDPLLPLAIQAHSKADEDKLSQGLSRLVAEDPTMRLEQNQDTHQVVLWCLGEAHADVALERLRSRYGVQVDVVPHRVSLRETFAAKAGGRGRHVKQSGGHGQYAICEIEVEPLPGGSGIEFVDKVVGGAVPRQFIPSVEKGVRAQAAKGVAAGYPLIDVRITLLDGKAHSVDSSDAAFQTAGALALREAAAGARIHLLEPVAEVTVLVGDDYVGPVMSDLSSRRGRLLGTEQVGTGRTLIRAEVPEFEIGRYAVDLRSLSHGTARFDRAYARHEPMPPQIAERIREQAGDGG, from the coding sequence ATGGGCGACAAGACACAGACACACCCCGGAGCCGCCGGCAGGGCTCTGGCGGCCGACCAACCCACGTCCGTCCGGAACGTGGTGCTGGTCGGCCACAGCGGATCGGGCAAGACCACTCTGGTGGAAGCCCTCGCGCTGACCGCGGGGGCGGTGAACCGGGCGGGCCGCGTCGAGGACGGCGGCACCGTGTCCGACTACGACGACATCGAGCACCGGCAGCAACGCTCCGTACAGCTCTCCCTCGCGCCGGTCGAATGGGACGGCATCAAGGTCAACCTGCTCGACACCCCCGGATACGCCGACTTCGTCGGTGAGCTCAGGGCCGGTCTGCGCGCCGCGGACGCGGCCCTCTTCGTCGTCTCGGCCTCGGACGGGGTGGACGGCTCGACCCGGATGCTGTGGGAGGAGTGCGCGGCGGTCGGCATGCCCCGCGCGATCGTGATCACGCACCTGGAGTCCGCGCGCGCGGACTTCGAGGAGACCACGCGGATCTGCGCGGAGGCCTTCGGCGGCGACGACCCCGACGCCGTACTGCCCCTGTACCTGCCGCTGCGCGGCCCCGAGGGCCCGGACGGACACGCGCCGGTGACCGGGCTGATCGGGCTGCTGTCCCGGAAGCTCTTCGACTACTCGGCCGGTGAGCGCAAGGACTCCGAGCCCGGCGAGGACCAGCTGTCGGACATCGAGGAGGCCCGCAACCGGCTCATCGAGGGGATCATCGCCGAGAGCGAGGACGAGACCCTCATGGACCGCTATCTCGGCGGTGAGCAGGTCGACGTCAAGACGCTGATCGAGGACCTGGAGCGGGCCGTCGCCCGCGGCAGCTTCTTCCCCGTCCTCGCCGCCGCGCCCGCCGCCGAGGGCGCCCGCCAGGGGCTCGGCACGGTCGAGCTGCTGGAGCTGATCACCGGCGGGTTCCCGACCCCGTTCGAGCATCCCCTGCCCGGCGTCACGACCGTCGACGGCAAGCAGCGCGAGCTGAAGCCGTGCGACACCGGCGGTCCGCTGGTCGCCGAGGTCGTCAAGACCTCCTCCGACCCGTACGTCGGCCGCATCTCCCTCGTCCGCGTGTTCTCCGGGACGCTGCGCCCGGACCAGACGGTGCACGTCTCCGGGCACGGTCTCGCCGACCGCGGGCACGAGGACCACGACGTCGACGAGAAGATCGGCGCCCTGTCCATGCCCTTCGGCAAGCAGCAGCGTCCGGTGACGCACGCCGTCGCCGGCGACCTGGTGTGCGTGGCCAAGCTGGGCCGCGCGGAGACCGGTGACACGCTGTCCGCGAAGGACGACCCGCTCCTGATGGAGCCCTGGCAGATGCCGGACCCGCTGCTGCCGCTCGCCATCCAGGCGCACAGCAAGGCCGACGAGGACAAGCTGTCCCAGGGCCTGTCCCGGCTGGTCGCCGAGGACCCGACGATGCGCCTGGAGCAGAACCAGGACACCCATCAGGTGGTCCTGTGGTGTCTGGGCGAGGCCCATGCGGACGTCGCCCTGGAACGGCTGCGCAGCCGCTACGGCGTCCAGGTCGACGTCGTCCCCCACCGGGTCTCTCTGCGGGAGACGTTCGCGGCCAAGGCCGGCGGGCGCGGACGGCATGTGAAGCAGTCCGGCGGGCACGGGCAGTACGCGATCTGCGAGATCGAGGTGGAGCCGCTGCCGGGCGGTTCGGGCATCGAGTTCGTGGACAAGGTGGTCGGCGGGGCGGTGCCCCGGCAGTTCATCCCGTCCGTCGAGAAGGGCGTCCGGGCGCAGGCGGCCAAGGGTGTGGCCGCCGGGTATCCGCTCATCGACGTCCGGATCACGCTGCTGGACGGCAAGGCGCACTCGGTGGACTCCTCCGACGCCGCCTTCCAGACGGCGGGTGCGCTGGCGCTGCGCGAGGCCGCCGCGGGCGCGCGGATCCATCTGCTGGAACCGGTCGCCGAGGTGACCGTCCTCGTCGGCGACGACTACGTGGGCCCGGTGATGAGCGACCTGTCGAGCCGGCGCGGCCGCCTGCTCGGCACCGAACAGGTGGGTACCGGGCGGACGCTGATCAGGGCCGAGGTGCCGGAGTTCGAGATCGGCCGGTACGCCGTGGACCTGCGCTCGCTGTCGCACGGCACGGCCCGGTTCGACCGGGCGTACGCCCGGCACGAGCCGATGCCGCCGCAGATCGCCGAGCGGATCCGCGAACAGGCGGGCGACGGCGGGTAG
- the pgsA gene encoding phosphatidylinositol phosphate synthase — translation MGQPAATRAAATPTVGKAMLNKYARAFFTRVLTPFAAFLIRRGVSPDTVTLLGTAGVVAGALVFYPRGEFFWGTVVITLFVFSDLVDGNMARQLGRSSRWGAFLDSTLDRVADGAIFGGFALWYAGNGADNVLCAVSIFCLASGQVVSYTKARGESIGLPVAVNGLVERAERLVISLVAAGFAGLHKFGVPGIQWLLPVALWIVAVGSLVTLIQRVVTVRRESAEAEAAAGQNTSQGSEAAK, via the coding sequence ATGGGCCAGCCGGCGGCCACCAGGGCCGCGGCCACACCGACCGTCGGGAAGGCCATGCTGAACAAGTACGCGCGTGCATTCTTCACGCGTGTCCTCACGCCGTTCGCCGCGTTTCTCATCCGCCGGGGCGTCAGCCCCGACACGGTCACGCTCCTCGGCACGGCGGGTGTGGTCGCGGGAGCGCTGGTCTTCTATCCCAGGGGCGAGTTCTTCTGGGGCACGGTCGTCATCACCCTGTTCGTCTTCTCCGACCTCGTCGACGGCAACATGGCCCGCCAGCTGGGCCGCTCCAGCCGCTGGGGCGCCTTCCTCGACTCCACCCTGGACCGGGTCGCCGACGGCGCCATCTTCGGCGGCTTCGCGCTCTGGTACGCGGGCAACGGCGCCGACAACGTCCTGTGCGCCGTCTCGATCTTCTGCCTGGCCAGCGGCCAGGTGGTGTCGTACACGAAGGCGCGTGGCGAGTCCATCGGGCTGCCTGTGGCGGTCAACGGGCTCGTGGAGCGCGCCGAACGGCTGGTGATCTCGCTGGTCGCGGCCGGTTTCGCGGGACTGCACAAGTTCGGGGTGCCGGGCATCCAGTGGCTGCTGCCGGTCGCCCTGTGGATCGTCGCCGTGGGCAGCCTCGTCACGCTGATCCAGCGGGTCGTCACCGTCCGCCGCGAGTCCGCCGAGGCCGAGGCGGCCGCCGGGCAGAACACCTCCCAGGGGAGCGAGGCCGCGAAGTGA
- a CDS encoding phosphatidylinositol mannoside acyltransferase, which yields MSSADRLTDSLYGLGWSTVKRLPEPAAVRLGRTIADLAWKKRGKGVLRLESNYARVLPDATPERLAELSRAGMRSYLRYWMESFRLPAWSAERVRTGFDPKDLHFLTDGLASGRGVVLALPHLANWDLAGAWVTTKLETPFTTVAERLKPETLYDRFVAYREGLGMEVLPHSGGSAFGTLARRLRDGGLVCLVADRDLSASGVEVDFFGETARMPAGPALLAQQTGALLLPVTLWYDESPVMKGRLHPPIEVPESGTRAEKTSVMTQALANAFATGIAHHPEDWHMLQRLWLADLDPAKGPS from the coding sequence GTGAGCAGCGCCGACCGGCTCACCGACTCGCTGTACGGGCTCGGCTGGAGCACCGTCAAGAGGCTCCCCGAACCGGCCGCCGTCCGGCTCGGCCGCACCATCGCCGATCTCGCCTGGAAGAAGCGCGGCAAGGGCGTCCTGCGCCTGGAGTCCAACTACGCGCGCGTGCTGCCCGACGCCACGCCCGAGCGCCTGGCCGAGCTGTCCCGCGCGGGCATGCGCTCCTACCTGCGCTACTGGATGGAGTCCTTCCGGCTCCCCGCCTGGAGCGCCGAGCGGGTGCGGACGGGCTTCGACCCCAAGGACCTCCACTTCCTCACCGACGGCCTCGCCTCCGGCCGGGGCGTCGTCCTCGCCCTGCCCCACCTGGCCAACTGGGACCTGGCCGGCGCCTGGGTCACCACCAAGCTCGAGACGCCCTTCACGACGGTCGCCGAGCGCCTGAAGCCCGAGACGCTGTACGACCGCTTCGTCGCCTACCGCGAGGGCCTCGGCATGGAGGTCCTGCCGCACAGCGGGGGCTCCGCCTTCGGCACCCTCGCCCGCCGGCTGCGCGACGGCGGCCTGGTCTGCCTGGTCGCCGACCGCGACCTGTCCGCCTCCGGCGTGGAGGTCGACTTCTTCGGCGAGACGGCACGGATGCCCGCCGGCCCGGCCCTGCTCGCCCAGCAGACCGGCGCCCTGCTGCTGCCGGTCACGCTCTGGTACGACGAGTCGCCCGTCATGAAGGGCCGGCTCCATCCCCCGATCGAGGTGCCGGAGTCAGGCACGCGGGCCGAGAAGACGTCTGTGATGACACAGGCGCTGGCGAACGCCTTCGCCACCGGCATCGCCCACCATCCGGAGGACTGGCACATGCTCCAGCGCCTGTGGCTCGCCGACCTCGACCCCGCGAAGGGACCCTCGTGA
- a CDS encoding glycosyltransferase family 4 protein, with protein sequence MRIGIVCPYSWDVPGGVQFHIRDLAEYFIRLGHEVSVLAPADDDTPLPPYVVSAGRAVPVPYNGSVARLNFGFLSAARVRRWLHDGAFDVVHIHEPTSPSLGLLTCWAAQGPIVATFHTSNPRSRAMIAAYAILQAALEKISARIAVSEYARRTLVEHLGGDAVVIPNGVDVDFFAKAEPRPEWQGDTIGFIGRIDEPRKGLPVLMRALPKILAARPGARLLVAGRGDEEAAVEELPKELRSRVEFLGMVSDEDKARFLRSVDLYVAPNTGGESFGIILVEAMSAGAPVLASDLDAFVQVLDKGAAGEVFANEDADALAEAAVRLLGDPERLAELGDLGSAHVRRFDWSTVGADILSVYETVTAGAAAVAADERTTGLRARFGLARD encoded by the coding sequence GTGAGAATCGGGATCGTCTGCCCGTACTCCTGGGACGTGCCCGGTGGCGTCCAGTTCCACATCCGCGATCTCGCCGAGTACTTCATCCGGCTCGGCCACGAGGTCTCCGTGCTCGCCCCGGCCGACGACGACACGCCCCTGCCGCCGTACGTCGTCTCGGCCGGCCGCGCGGTCCCGGTGCCGTACAACGGCTCGGTGGCCCGCCTCAACTTCGGTTTCCTGTCGGCCGCGCGGGTGCGGCGCTGGCTGCACGACGGGGCCTTCGACGTGGTCCACATCCACGAGCCGACCTCGCCCTCGCTGGGACTGCTGACCTGCTGGGCGGCCCAGGGGCCCATCGTCGCGACCTTCCACACCTCCAACCCGCGCTCGCGCGCCATGATCGCCGCGTACGCGATCCTGCAGGCCGCGCTGGAGAAGATCAGCGCGCGGATCGCCGTGAGCGAGTACGCCCGGCGCACGCTGGTCGAGCACCTCGGCGGGGACGCGGTGGTCATCCCCAACGGCGTCGACGTGGACTTCTTCGCCAAGGCCGAGCCGAGGCCCGAGTGGCAGGGCGACACGATCGGCTTCATCGGGCGCATCGACGAACCCCGTAAGGGCCTGCCCGTCCTGATGCGGGCCCTGCCGAAGATCCTCGCGGCCCGCCCGGGGGCGAGGCTGCTGGTCGCGGGACGGGGCGACGAGGAGGCGGCCGTCGAGGAACTGCCGAAGGAGCTGCGCTCGCGCGTGGAGTTCCTCGGCATGGTCAGCGACGAGGACAAGGCGCGCTTCCTGCGCAGCGTCGACCTGTACGTCGCGCCCAACACCGGCGGCGAGAGCTTCGGCATCATCCTGGTCGAGGCGATGTCGGCGGGCGCGCCCGTCCTCGCCTCCGACCTGGACGCGTTCGTCCAGGTCCTGGACAAGGGCGCGGCGGGCGAGGTCTTCGCCAACGAGGACGCGGACGCCCTGGCCGAGGCGGCCGTACGGCTGCTCGGCGACCCCGAGCGGCTGGCCGAGCTGGGCGACCTCGGAAGCGCCCACGTGCGGCGCTTCGACTGGTCGACGGTCGGCGCGGACATCCTGTCCGTCTACGAGACGGTGACGGCCGGCGCGGCGGCGGTGGCGGCGGACGAACGCACGACGGGCCTGCGAGCACGGTTCGGCCTGGCCCGGGACTGA